The Dysidea avara chromosome 13, odDysAvar1.4, whole genome shotgun sequence genome includes a region encoding these proteins:
- the LOC136243574 gene encoding transmembrane protein 131-like isoform X2, translating into MMVSTRSLCLSFLVLLVCFLTLPRLADEEPINSRSSGSRDPSYNEDSHVVLTNPLQAAGVVSPFLAAPSSKSQAAVVDEKHEEQKVDHQHPLPVLTQHPIVMQPSLADFKEVPVGMPQIKTVTINNPSPLQTLQLTSVSGDTPDFHPSFFQSKVVRSGDSTTFDIVFLPRRVGRVGTVLYIHTSLGTFKYEVYGTSVPNPYRLRAFLGIKMPLNATYSPVISMYNPHSTALQVTEIYSSGGDLHLELLTGQIEGSKSLWEIRPYETKPIIKLNFFGRSINNHTSFIRIRTNYTLEESPIALPVEVIVTQATGIFLSREFIDFGLLKSGDEGKPVPLFLLNAGPGNVHVSSITTVPPNDAIQVIYTPTTLRQSAKYIKIATVLYHVDKVQDVSQHQGKIVVIFEDPSSDILEIPYEATVLQGAMTYEKTQTLFKVGKPPFKAITRNMSLANQFPYPITVYDVRLPAKAQEHFMVNFTKGPYVLYPNMGWQKPFSVTFSPTSSDCQFSTSLRLHTNSSFFTIPLHCYDGKLKYEVKDIDKDSLEYGLMRYTDTISKRFVVININPVKISVTDYKVKGVDYASVELMYVQPSVELQGMMEMGNAATVYRPHRTPFTIDVGHEAVFEVNITKPDIKGRHEGEILVKTSLGKELHIPVFYKVVLGTLQVEPEVVLLSHAHPFTMVNTSFSVWSFFNQPVKVISVQPNPPNPQFYYVPPEAGNPLLLSEKMTQMGTIVFDPSKGDWLSTKPYLGLDQDDGRSSINSWVNSLNGISNQRVAENDARDYKLIRGLWSKIKMKRIQASLILETDMSSNYEIHVEAQLHWPSLLSNTTISFPTTLLGNTSVQHVAVNNPTNQPLLVQALMLAVYPNPDSVLRLLKGQYSFNTSIFDSSDLTTFYLPDSEAFEQENHHEATRLTVAHSPLTVTSLIPPQSSAVVRVAFSPKVEKNFTSLLLLRSNLTILDALMVHGYGVAVQLLFGGKEPGAPLMFEYTEASLIQCHKELAAANSLRLVKTFTMRNIGQLPLHVLSMDFGSYGCTDYGFVVENCTTDFVLEPNATKDVRVSFTPDFTMSRIQRTLILHMTHSTELAFTLLATLPHSLLPLCYAALPRLDIEKLLSKITAVFMILLLVVVVMMAIYSAQFNNICQYYELDLLRHGTSVFDLNNLTEDGYISHSDTTAGTQVETVRPGKSSNLYSEASAVPKNSQESTATTSFQEPPSNTNTAARLKAPLDDPEANASHKSLQNIVDHSSANHTTANSNSSGLSQRSRDNSQSMDEADGSSGNSTVELTNNNDMQLVSSRSSKPVAAVAGTSRSSPSKSTSKADNFTSPSIVAVTDSSSQTPPLSNSQTTSESPTVDAPTYSKRSKLSKKQSSKSLKQQNTEVASARKSEVKDKTKLEKESVEKEASHEQVVVKEKSRDKVKPFTKDAGTGQAIPVEDAPQDGGAEAEDDVEDNGKKEVSMKGKDKRKKVRAQPKREEKESKKKRDRELEMAEFIKNKRLSSESIEVESTTSTENLDDENPNGEPDEKPTKAATAPPDNKEVVCSESNRPNDSPTGQSAPPEEEITKETAQPNPKTNDKKTLKLTEIYTDPFSRKPDKTSYTSKKIVGVSKKQSTERTKSASSEEPDDSKPTTPVGGAKPRAKNKQIDGDVSSKNEEQEAKSPDSKAEGIRLTSPHDIAASLLSKNTIIATRSKMKVEREAKEANKYDLHSNAKISPLAKPNDMMMPEDNYLMMQGNMPHHPHHYPSDFNRPDHGGVLSLNAEPFVPTVGAKEHSYYPEEPRPMNRMEVSRLQTGKTLGDFMPPSVTQPSRHYHPKKHQDNMYSDHHKGMFEDPRMLRSSHHMMHHHPQQKVSPTMIDDSQPHHMYHHSMGYHSDRMHSDRMHSDRIHSDRMHSDRMHSDRMHSDRMGHDPHFSHHRSSLDHSETFFEEDYSGLQSFDQQLCARNSRPSNLPYNTDDSVPFYSAGSHNIISASSGRKGMNMGGGGLTLTSPTSMFESPKKQQFPGYPRPVGVNSTMSSSDDNIPPGYSRQHYLHTLQHRRVGKQPQRLPPPGLGDPQFGEVIQDRGGGIPWGIEEFGGNESGSLQLQQQLLRRQQLLLQQQQQQSFDLDDYGEIPNLHSTTSPVFPTSSLNLAPGSGFSSAVHEPRPPPLDLGWDTGVSSNRSDKYMSDMSWGNSSSAVGDNSSVSMLWRQGSSHNSRNQSLSSMSDTNSTDFPKFTGNMYGLFDGPGSIWDPAAGTGNSSLLPWATTPSPSENKDNSTN; encoded by the exons ATGATGGTTTCCACGAGGTCGCTTTGTTTATCGTTTCTAGTACTCTTAGTATGTTTTTTAACCCTACCAAGATTAGCCGACGAAGAACCGATAAACTCGCGATCTTCTGGCAGCAGAG ACCCGTCATACAATGAAGACTCTCACGTTGTGCTCACTAATCCTTTACAA GCTGCAGGCGTTGTGTCGCCGTTTCTGGCAGCACCTAGCAGTAAAAG tcaAGCTGCAGTTGTTGATGAGAAGCATGAAGAACAAAAGGTGGACCATCAGCACCCACTGCCTGTGCTTACACAGCACCCCATTGTAATGCAACCATCACTGGCTGACTTCAAAGAAGT ACCTGTTGGGATGCCACAGATCAAAACAGTTACTATTAACAACCCCAGTCCTTTACAGACATTGCAATTAACATCTGTTTCTGGGGACACGCCTGATTTCCACCCTTCATTTTTCCAGTCTAAG GTGGTACGCTCTGGAGATTCCACCACATTTGATATTGTGTTTCTTCCACGGCGTGTTGGCCGTGTGGGCACAGTTCTTTACATCCATACCTCATTGGGGACCTTCAAATATGAG gtGTATGGCACCAGTGTACCTAATCCCTACCGATTAAGGGCATTCTTGGGGATCAAGATGCCATTAAATGCTACTTACTCTCCAGTAATTTCCATGTATAATCCACACAGTACGGCTTTACAG GTAACAGAAATATATTCCAGTGGAGGTGATCTTCATTTAGAGCTACTCACGGGTCAAATAGAAGGCTCCAAGTCGCTATGG GAGATTCGTCCTTATGAGACGAAACCAATTATAAAACTGAATTTTTTTGGTCGCTCCATTAACAACCATACTTCATTTATTCGTATAAGAACTAACTATACTTTAGAAGAATCACCAATAGCATTACCTGTTGAAGTTATAGTTACACAAG CTACAGGGATATTTTTGTCACGGGAATTTATTGATTTTGGATTGCTAAAGAGTGGTG ATGAAGGAAAACCTGTTCCACTCTTCTTGCTTAATGCTGGTCCTGGGAATGTGCACGTATCG AGTATTACAACTGTTCCACCAAATGATGCCATTCAAGTTATATATACACCAACAACACTTCGTCAAAGTGCTAAGTACATCAAGATCGCCACAGTGTTGTATCACG TGGATAAAGTTCAAGATGTGTCTCAACATCAGGGAAAGATTGTTGTAATATTTGAAGATCCCTCAAGTGATATACTAGAGATTCCCTATGAAGCTACAGTTTTGCAAGG GGCAATGACCTACGAGAAAACCCAGACGCTGTTTAAAGTCGGGAAACCGCCATTCAAGGCTATCACTAGGAACATGTCTCTGGCCAATCAATTCCCATACCCGATCACAGTCTATGATGTAAGACTGCCAGCAAAGGCTCAGGAACACTTTATG GTAAACTTTACAAAAGGTCCATATGTCCTCTATCCAAACATGGGATGGCAAAAGCCGTTTTCAGTGACATTTTCTCCCACATCTTCAGACTGTCAGTTTTCTACGTCACTGCGTCTACATACCAATTCATCCTTCTTCACCATACCTTTGCACTGCTATGATGGCAAGCTGAAGTACGAGGTGAAGGATATTGACAAAGACTCACTAGAGTATGGACTGATGCGATATACGGATACTATAAGCAAGCGATTTGTAGTGATTAATATCAACCCAGTaaag ATATCAGTGACTGATTACAAAGTGAAGGGTGTTGATTATGCCAGCGTGGAATTGATGTATGTGCAGCCATCAGTAGAGCTGCAGGGAATGATGGAAATGGGTAATGCTGCTACAGTGTACAGACCTCATCGGACACCG TTTACCATTGATGTTGGACATGAAGCAGTGTTTGAAGTCAACATCACTAAACCAGACATTAAGGGCAGGCATGAAGGTGAAATACTAGTAAAGACATCTCTCGGAAAG GAGCTACACATCCCAGTGTTTTACAAAGTGGTCCTAGGCACGCTGCAGGTGGAGCCAGAGGTTGTGCTACTCAGTCATGCACACCCG TTCACGATGGTGAATACCAGCTTCTCAGTTTGGAGTTTTTTCAATCAACCAGTGAAAGTCATATCGGTCCAACCTAACCCGCCAAACCCACAGTTTTACTATGTCCCTCCTGAGGCAGGCAATCcactgctactgtcagagaagatGACCCag ATGGGCACCATCGTCTTTGATCCCAGCAAGGGGGACTGGTTGTCAACAAAACCATACCTGGGGCTTGATCAGGATGATGGACGCAGTTCAATTAATAGTTGGGTCAACAGTCTCAATGGGATCAGTAATCAACGCGTTGCTGAGAATGACGCTCGAGACTACAAGTTGATCAGGGGATTATGGAGCAAGATTAAAATGAagag GATACAAGCTTCTCTGATATTGGAGACGGACATGAGTAGCAATTATGAGATACATGTTGAGGCTCAGCTACACTGGCCTTCACTGTTATCAAATACCACAATCAGTTTTCCGACCACATTACTAGGGAACACCTCA GTCCAGCATGTTGCTGTGAACAACCCAACTAACCAGCCACTGCTAGTGCAGGCTCTAATGTTAGCAGTATACCCTAACCCTGACTCTGTGCTGCGTCTACTAAAGGGACA GTACAGTTTCAACACTAGCATATTCGACTCATCCGATCTGACTACATTTTATTTGCCAGACTCAGAAGCTTTTGAG CAGGAGAACCACCACGAGGCTACCAGGCTGACGGTGGCACACAGCCCACTCACTGTGACCAGTCTAATTCCTCCACAATCATCTGCTGTGGTCCGTGTGGCCTTCTCTCCAAAGGTGGAGAAGAACTTCACCTCTCTTCTACTTCTAAG GAGTAACCTCACAATATTGGATGCTCTCATGGTACATGGATATGGTGTAGCTGTACAACTTTTGTTTGGTGGTAAAGAACCCGGTGCTCCGCTGATGTTTGAGTACACAGAAGCCTCCTTGATACAGTGTCACA AGGAATTAGCAGCAGCCAACTCGTTGCGACTAGTGAAGACATTCACAATGCGTAACATTGGACAGCTTCCCCTTCATGTTCTGTCCATGGACTTTGGAAGCTATGGCTGTACTGACTATGGTTTTGTAGTCGAGAATTGCACAACTGACTTTGTGCTAGAACCCAATGCAACAAAGGATGTACGAGTGAG TTTCACTCCAGATTTCACAATGTCACGCATTCAACGGACATTAATCCTGCATATGACACACAGTACGGAGTTGGCATTCACCCTTCTAGCTACCCTGCCACACAGTTTATTGCCactgtgctatgctgcactgccaAGACTGGACATCGAGAAACTGTTGTCGAAGATCACTGCAGTGTTTATGATCCTGCTGCTTGTTGTGGTTGTAATGATGGCAATATACTCAGCACAGTTCAACAACATTTGTCAATATTACGAGTTGGATCTGCTGCGTCATGGCACCTCTGTATTTGACCTGAACAACTTAACTGAAGATGGTTATATCAGTCACAGTGATACCACTGCAGG GACACAGGTAGAAACTGTTCGACCTGGCAAGTCAAGTAACTTGTACAGTGAAGCTAGTGCTGTGCCAAAGAACTCACAGGAATCTACTGCTACCACCAGTTTTCAGGAGCCCCCTAGTAATACTAATACTGCTGCAAGACTAAAGGCACCTCTGGATGACCCAGAAGCAAATGCTAGTCataagtccctacagaatataGTAGATCATTCTTCGGCTAATCATACCACTGCTAATAGTAACAGTAGTGGTTTATCACAGAGGAGTAGAGACAACAGTCAGTCAATGGACGAGGCTGATGGTAGCAGTGGAAATAGTACTGTTGAACTTACCAACAATAATGATATGCAACTGGTTTCTAGTAGGTCATCAAAGCCTGTAGCAGCAGTGGCTGGTACTAGCCGAAGTAGCCCGTCAAAGTCAACCAGTAAAGCAGATAATTTCACTTCGCCTTCTATTGTAGCCGTAACAGATTCTTCCAGTCAGACACCTCCATTGAGCAATTCCCAAACAACTTCAGAATCACCTACTGTAGATGCTCCCACATATTCCAAGCGATCTAAACTATCCAAAAAACAGTCTAGCAAGTCATTGAAGCAACAGAATACCGAAGTGGCTTCTGCCAGGAAATCTGAAGTGAAGGACAAGACTAAACTGGAGAAGGAATCAGTTGAGAAGGAAGCAAGTCATGAACAAGTTGTGGTGAAGGAAAAGAGCAGAGACAAAGTCAAGCCATTCACCAAAGATGCTGGTACTGGACAGGCCATTCCAGTAGAGGACGCCCCTCAGGATGGTGGAGCAGAAGCCGAGGACGATGTAGAGGATAATGGAAAGAAGGAAGTTTCAATGAAAGGGAAAGACAAAAGGAAGAAAGTACGTGCTCAACCAAAGAGAGAAGAAAAGGAAAGCAAAAAGAAAAGGGATCGTGAACTTGAGATGGCAGAGTTTATTAAAAACAAAAGATTGTCATCTGAAAGTATTGAAGTTGAGTCTACAACATCTACAGAAAATTTGGATGACGAGAACCCTAATGGCGAACCAGATGAGAAACCAACTAAGGCAGCTACTGCTCCACCTGACAATAAAGAAGTTGTATGCTCTGAAAGTAACCGTCCCAATGATAGTCCCACTGGTCAAAGTGCACCACCTGAGGAAGAAATCACCAAAGAGACTGCACAGCCTAACCCTAAAACTAATGACAAGAAAACTCTCAAGTTGACTGAAATCTATACAGATCCATTTAGTCGAAAGCCAGACAAGACATCATATACTAGCAAGAAGATTGTGGGAGTATCAAAGAAACAGTCGACAGAGAGGACCAAGTCAGCCAGTAGTGAGGAGCCAGATGACAGTAAACCAACTACACCTGTTGGTGGAGCCAAACCTCGAGCTAAGAACAAGCAAATTGATGGAGATGTATCCAGCAAAAATGAAGAACAGGAGGCAAAGAGTCCTGATTCTAAAGCTGAAGGCATTCGGCTTACATCTCCGCATGACATAGCTGCTTCTCTTCTCTCCAAGAATACCATCATTGCAACCAGAAGCAAGATGAAGGTAGAGAGAGAAGCAAAGGAAGCTAATAAGTATGACCTGCATTCTAATGCTAAGATATCTCCTTTGGCAAAACCTAATGACATGATGATGCCTGAAGACAACTATCTAATGATGCAAGGAAATATGCCacatcatcctcatcattatccaagtgattttaatagGCCAGACCATGGTGGGGTTCTGTCACTGAATGCTGAGCCATTTGTACCTACTGTGGGAGCCAAAGAACACTCCTACTATCCTGAGGAGCCCAGGCCCATGAACAGGATGGAAGTTAGCCGACTGCAGACAGGGAAGACCCTCGGTGATTTTATGCCACCATCAGTTACCCAGCCATCACGTCATTATCATCCCAAGAAGCACCAGGACAACATGTACAGTGACCACCACAAGGGAATGTTTGAAGATCCAAGGATGTTGCGCTCAAGCCACCACATGATGCACCACCACCCCCAGCAGAAAGTCAGTCCTACAATGATAGATGATTCCCAGCCCCACCATATGTATCATCATTCAATGGGCTACCACTCTGACAGGATGCACTCTGACAGGATGCACTCTGACAGGATACATTCTGACAGGATGCACTCTGACAGGATGCATTCTGACAGGATGCATTCTGACAGGATGGGTCATGATCCTCACTTTAGTCACCATCGTTCTAGTCTGGATCACAGTGAGACATTCTTTGAGGAGGACTATTCAGGATTACAGAGTTTTGACCAACAGCTGTGTGCACGTAATAGCCGGCCAAGTAATCTGCCATACAACACCGATGATTCCGTACCATTTTATTCTGCTGGTTCTCACAATATAATATCAGCTTCCTCCGGCCGCAAGGGCATGAACATGGGTGGTGGTGGTCTTACCCTCACTAGTCCTACATCTATGTTTGAGAGCCCTAAAAAGCAGCAGTTCCCTGGTTATCCCAGGCCTGTGGGTGTCAATTCCACCATGTCCAGCAGCGATGATAATATTCCTCCTGGTTACTCTCGTCAGCATTACCTGCATACTCTACAACATCGTCGTGTTGGTAAGCAGCCACAGAGGTTGCCTCCACCTGGTTTAGGGGATCCTCAATTTGGTGAAGTCATCCAAGACAGAGGAGGTGGAATTCCCTGGGGAATTGAAGAGTTTGGTGGAAATGAATCTGGAAGCCTTCAGCTACAGCAGCAACTGTTGCGAAGGCAGCAACTTCTACtgcagcaacaacagcagcaaagTTTTGACCTGGATGATTATGGTGAAATTCCAAATCTGCATTCTACCACTTCTCCAGTGTTCCCTACTTCTTCACTAAATCTAGCCCCTGGCTCTGGATTTTCCTCTGCTGTGCATGAACCAAGACCCCCTCCATTAGATTTGGGCTGGGACACTGGTGTTTCCTCCAACAGATCAGATAAG TACATGTCAGACATGTCATGGGGTAATAGTTCATCAGCTGTTGGTGATAACAGTTCTGTGTCAATGCTGTGGAGGCAGGGCTCCTCACACAACAGTAGAAATCAGTCGTTGTCAAGTATGAGTGACACCAACTCCACTGACTTTCCGAAGTTCACCGGCAACATGTATGGCTTGTTTGATGGACCTGGAAGCATTTGGGACCCAGCTGCTGGCACTGGTAACAGCAGCTTGTTGCCCTGGGCTACAACTCCGAGCCCTTCTGAGAACAAAGATAACTCTACCAATTGA